From a region of the Synechococcus sp. PCC 7502 genome:
- a CDS encoding WD40 repeat domain-containing protein, with translation MSIPSLVISIPAIAILQVGQIPSGQTPIQKIIQNPVQAQIPSQISKLTVSLQSQFQAHSTSALSVDFSPDGNYLVTSSSNGSTKIWNRSTGKAIELKQDDSIIWSSKFSPDGTQVLTGSQDGIARIWSVNGKLISQFKGHKDWVTSVNFSPDGSLVLTASSDLTAKLWNRQGQVITNFLGHQGLVWAAAFSPDGKYIATASADGTARLWDINGKLITELKGHKDWVRSVVFSPDGKYLATASSDQTARLWDLNGKLIQEFKGHTGVVRNVAFSPDGKYLATTSQDQTVRIWNLEGQELAKLTGYKDWVIGLGFSPNGKLLATASADFTVKIWTLAD, from the coding sequence ATGTCTATTCCTAGTCTTGTTATCTCTATTCCAGCGATCGCCATACTTCAAGTTGGGCAAATTCCATCAGGTCAAACACCAATTCAAAAAATAATTCAAAACCCAGTTCAAGCCCAAATTCCATCGCAAATTTCAAAGCTGACAGTTTCTCTACAATCACAATTTCAGGCACATAGTACCAGTGCTCTGAGTGTAGATTTTAGTCCCGATGGTAACTATCTTGTCACTTCGTCTTCCAATGGCTCCACCAAAATTTGGAATCGCAGCACAGGTAAAGCGATCGAACTAAAGCAAGATGACAGCATTATTTGGAGCAGTAAATTTAGTCCTGATGGCACTCAGGTTTTAACAGGATCGCAGGATGGCATTGCTCGAATCTGGAGCGTTAATGGTAAGTTAATTAGTCAATTTAAGGGGCATAAAGACTGGGTTACTTCTGTGAATTTTAGTCCTGATGGTAGTTTAGTTTTAACCGCTTCTTCCGACCTCACCGCTAAGTTATGGAATCGCCAAGGGCAAGTAATTACAAATTTTCTGGGGCATCAGGGGTTAGTATGGGCAGCAGCTTTTAGCCCCGATGGTAAATATATAGCAACGGCATCGGCAGATGGAACCGCTAGACTGTGGGATATTAATGGCAAATTAATTACCGAACTGAAAGGGCATAAGGATTGGGTTCGATCGGTGGTTTTCAGTCCCGATGGTAAATATTTGGCAACCGCATCTTCGGATCAAACAGCGAGGCTCTGGGATTTGAATGGGAAACTGATCCAAGAATTCAAAGGACATACAGGCGTAGTTCGGAATGTGGCATTTAGTCCCGATGGCAAATATCTGGCAACGACTTCTCAAGATCAAACGGTGCGGATTTGGAATTTAGAGGGGCAGGAGTTAGCAAAATTAACCGGATATAAGGACTGGGTGATCGGTTTGGGCTTTAGTCCTAACGGTAAGCTTTTAGCAACTGCATCGGCGGACTTTACAGTAAAAATTTGGACTTTAGCTGATTAA
- the argB gene encoding acetylglutamate kinase, whose protein sequence is MLTDSDRVQVLSEALPYIQKFVGRTIVVKYGGAAMKEEELRQKVIRDVVFMTSVGIRPVLVHGGGPEINVWLSKLNIEPQFINGLRVTDAATMEVVEMVLVGRVNKQIVELINLEGGSAVGLCGKDGNLIRARPQGNEAIGFVGEVAGIDTKLLHTLIKAGHIPVISSVACDETGQAYNINADTVAGEIAAALGAEKLILLTDIPGILEDRYNPDSLIRSIDIQQARELIQQGVVNGGMIPKVQCCVRSLAQGVKTAHIIDGRVPHSLLLEIFSDGGVGSMLVASDYTSD, encoded by the coding sequence ATGCTAACCGATAGCGATCGCGTACAGGTTTTAAGCGAAGCATTACCCTACATTCAAAAATTTGTGGGACGGACAATTGTGGTCAAGTACGGTGGTGCTGCCATGAAAGAAGAAGAACTGCGCCAAAAAGTAATCCGAGATGTAGTGTTTATGACCTCCGTAGGCATTCGTCCCGTGTTGGTGCATGGCGGAGGACCTGAAATTAATGTCTGGCTAAGCAAGCTCAATATTGAACCGCAGTTTATTAACGGGTTACGGGTTACCGATGCTGCCACAATGGAAGTAGTAGAAATGGTGCTGGTGGGTCGAGTTAATAAACAAATCGTCGAATTGATTAACCTTGAAGGCGGATCGGCAGTGGGACTATGTGGCAAGGATGGCAACCTAATTCGAGCTAGACCTCAAGGAAATGAAGCTATAGGTTTTGTCGGTGAAGTAGCAGGAATTGATACTAAGTTACTACATACCCTAATTAAGGCGGGGCATATTCCCGTGATTTCCAGTGTTGCCTGCGATGAGACAGGTCAGGCATATAATATCAATGCTGATACCGTAGCGGGAGAAATAGCTGCTGCCCTTGGTGCCGAAAAACTGATCCTGCTTACGGATATTCCCGGTATCCTTGAAGATCGCTATAACCCAGATAGCTTAATTCGCAGTATTGATATTCAACAGGCAAGGGAGCTAATTCAGCAGGGCGTGGTAAATGGTGGCATGATTCCCAAGGTACAGTGTTGTGTGCGATCGCTGGCTCAAGGTGTAAAAACAGCCCATATTATTGATGGCAGAGTTCCCCATTCTTTACTGTTGGAAATATTTTCCGATGGTGGAGTTGGTTCCATGCTAGTGGCATCAGACTATACATCTGACTAG
- the lipB gene encoding lipoyl(octanoyl) transferase LipB, translating to MRHRCLVYQCDRPVPYLQAWRWQQQLVKLRQQEQIEDVLIILEHPSVYTLGQGSSWEFVKFDPQRSDIEWHQIERGGEVTYHALGQLVAYPILNLKNHQQDLHWYLRQLEAVIIRVLGSYGINGERITGLTGVWVDGKKIAQVGIKVSKWVTMHGLSLNVNMDMTGFGQIVPCGISDRQVCQLQEFIPTINLETVTQRLIDAFTEVFALDVVMTPIPFQLFCDTTEYR from the coding sequence ATGCGGCATAGATGTTTAGTTTATCAATGCGATCGCCCAGTTCCTTATCTGCAGGCATGGAGATGGCAGCAACAATTGGTAAAATTACGCCAACAGGAGCAAATCGAAGATGTTTTAATAATTTTAGAGCATCCATCGGTTTATACCTTAGGGCAGGGTTCCAGTTGGGAGTTTGTTAAATTTGATCCGCAGCGATCGGACATTGAATGGCATCAAATCGAACGGGGAGGAGAGGTAACTTACCATGCGCTGGGGCAGTTAGTGGCTTATCCAATCTTAAATCTGAAAAACCATCAACAGGATTTACATTGGTATCTACGACAGTTAGAAGCAGTAATTATTAGAGTTTTGGGTAGCTATGGCATTAATGGCGAACGAATCACAGGATTAACGGGTGTATGGGTCGATGGTAAAAAAATTGCCCAAGTGGGAATCAAAGTTAGTAAATGGGTAACTATGCATGGGTTATCCCTGAATGTAAATATGGATATGACAGGATTTGGGCAAATTGTGCCTTGTGGCATCAGCGATCGCCAAGTTTGTCAACTGCAAGAATTTATCCCTACCATCAACCTAGAAACAGTGACACAAAGACTGATCGATGCTTTTACGGAGGTGTTTGCTCTTGACGTAGTGATGACTCCTATCCCTTTTCAACTATTTTGTGACACGACCGAATATCGGTGA
- a CDS encoding DUF1877 family protein, with translation MGYGAILISSYFIQEIEETGFEAVKFFWADSIDYFPELETRGEDWMANLHLLLSGSENFAMPSFIISHDMEGKEFLLINALMGCHNIENNEFHASYLYPSEVREVSQKLPEILKEDLSIRWSYLEGKQTIAWDWDLDKAKEYIKEKLIPFYNKASDYESGILVITDIRSCHKIVEKG, from the coding sequence ATGGGATATGGAGCCATTCTTATTTCCTCATACTTCATTCAAGAAATAGAAGAGACTGGGTTTGAGGCTGTTAAATTTTTTTGGGCGGATAGTATTGACTATTTCCCTGAATTAGAAACTCGTGGGGAAGATTGGATGGCAAACCTTCATCTTTTATTATCAGGAAGCGAAAATTTTGCTATGCCATCTTTTATCATTTCTCATGATATGGAGGGGAAAGAATTTTTACTAATCAATGCTTTGATGGGATGTCACAATATTGAAAACAATGAATTTCATGCTTCTTATTTGTATCCATCAGAGGTAAGAGAAGTTTCCCAAAAACTACCAGAAATATTAAAAGAGGATTTAAGTATTAGGTGGAGCTACTTGGAAGGCAAACAAACAATAGCTTGGGATTGGGATTTAGATAAAGCAAAAGAATACATTAAGGAAAAGTTAATACCATTTTATAATAAAGCCTCTGACTATGAATCTGGCATTTTAGTCATCACCGATATTCGGTCGTGTCACAAAATAGTTGAAAAGGGATAG
- the moeB gene encoding molybdopterin-synthase adenylyltransferase MoeB has protein sequence MLDPDLKTIQLNQQEYERYSRHLILPEVGVEGQKKLKAASVLCIGTGGLGAPLLMYLAAAGVGRIGIVDFDIVDASNLQRQVIHGTSWIGKPKIESAKNRIYEINPHCQVDLYETMISSENALEIMAPYDIVVDGTDNFPTRYLVNDACVLLNKPNVYGSIYRFEGQATVFNYKGGWLRPDNWDSLSAPEKKSLRDSDRDWIYDANATAPNYRDLYPEPPPPGLVPSCAEGGVLGILPGIIGVIQATETIKIILGKGTNLSGRLLLFDALKMSFRELKLRPNPVRPVITQLIDYQQFCGIPQAKAMESNDQTQIPEITVTELKDLINNPDYVIIDVRNPSEWEIGRIPNTTLIPLPDIENGNGVEQVRSLVGDRKLVVHCKLGGRSLKALGILKQAGIDGINVKGGIIAWSEEIDSSIPKY, from the coding sequence ATGCTTGATCCAGATTTAAAGACTATTCAACTCAATCAACAGGAGTATGAACGGTATTCTCGCCATCTTATTCTGCCCGAAGTCGGAGTAGAAGGACAAAAAAAATTAAAAGCTGCCAGTGTCCTTTGTATTGGAACTGGTGGTTTAGGTGCGCCTTTATTAATGTACTTAGCTGCTGCTGGGGTAGGACGCATTGGCATTGTTGATTTTGATATTGTTGATGCTTCAAATCTGCAACGTCAAGTTATTCACGGCACTTCTTGGATCGGTAAGCCCAAAATTGAGTCTGCTAAAAACCGGATCTATGAAATTAATCCCCATTGCCAAGTTGATCTGTATGAGACCATGATCAGCTCGGAAAATGCCCTAGAAATTATGGCTCCCTATGACATTGTGGTCGATGGCACAGATAATTTCCCTACCAGATATTTAGTTAATGATGCCTGCGTATTATTAAATAAGCCCAATGTCTATGGTTCTATCTATAGATTTGAGGGACAGGCAACGGTATTTAACTATAAAGGTGGGTGGTTGCGTCCAGATAACTGGGATAGTTTATCTGCTCCAGAAAAGAAAAGCTTACGGGATAGCGATCGCGACTGGATTTATGATGCTAATGCTACAGCCCCTAACTATCGTGATTTATATCCCGAACCACCCCCTCCTGGTTTAGTGCCTTCCTGTGCTGAAGGTGGAGTTTTAGGAATTCTGCCCGGTATTATTGGCGTAATTCAAGCCACGGAGACCATCAAAATTATTTTGGGTAAAGGCACAAATCTCAGTGGAAGACTTCTACTGTTTGATGCTCTAAAAATGAGCTTTAGAGAGCTAAAACTGCGTCCTAATCCTGTACGTCCCGTAATTACTCAACTTATCGATTATCAACAATTTTGCGGTATCCCCCAAGCCAAAGCTATGGAATCAAACGATCAAACTCAAATCCCTGAAATTACGGTTACTGAACTTAAGGATCTAATTAATAATCCAGATTATGTAATTATCGATGTGCGTAATCCCAGCGAATGGGAAATTGGCAGAATTCCGAATACAACTCTGATTCCACTACCTGATATTGAAAATGGGAATGGGGTAGAGCAGGTTCGGTCTTTAGTGGGCGATCGCAAGTTAGTGGTACATTGTAAATTAGGCGGGCGATCGCTTAAGGCACTGGGTATTCTCAAACAAGCTGGCATCGATGGGATTAATGTCAAAGGTGGAATTATTGCCTGGAGTGAAGAGATTGATAGTTCTATTCCCAAATATTAG
- a CDS encoding Uma2 family endonuclease: MNALTISLESVIDLTDEQFFQLCRKNSDLRFERNAQGDITIMAPEGGCTGMRSASITTDLVIWNRKTKLGFTFGSSTGFKLPNGSDRSPDASWILKERWEALTTEQQAKFAPICPDFVIELMSPSDNLKVTQAKMQEYQDNGARLGWLINCKDREVEVYRIGKPKEVLQNPSSLSGEDVLPEFVLSLTEIW, encoded by the coding sequence ATGAATGCTTTAACGATCAGCCTAGAGTCCGTAATCGATCTTACTGACGAACAGTTCTTTCAACTTTGTCGCAAAAATAGCGATCTCAGGTTCGAGCGCAATGCTCAAGGGGATATCACAATTATGGCTCCAGAAGGCGGCTGCACAGGAATGCGTAGTGCCAGCATTACCACCGATCTAGTGATTTGGAATCGCAAAACTAAGTTAGGCTTCACGTTTGGCTCATCCACAGGATTTAAACTTCCGAATGGAAGCGATCGCTCACCTGATGCCTCATGGATTTTAAAGGAGCGTTGGGAAGCGTTAACGACCGAACAACAAGCAAAGTTTGCACCGATTTGTCCAGATTTCGTTATTGAATTGATGTCGCCTAGCGATAATTTGAAGGTTACGCAAGCCAAGATGCAGGAATATCAGGATAATGGCGCAAGGCTAGGCTGGCTGATTAATTGCAAAGATCGGGAAGTAGAAGTTTATCGGATTGGGAAGCCTAAAGAAGTTTTGCAAAATCCGAGTTCCCTTTCTGGGGAAGATGTTTTACCTGAATTTGTTTTGAGCCTTACGGAAATTTGGTGA
- a CDS encoding transposase, with the protein MLNPYSSSLTDKEWEIIEPLLPKKKQTRPPTWTKRQILDGILYQLKNGCNWRDMPRDLPPFSTVYRYYKEWKDTGTFTAIMEALHSTAREQSKKIKMDNFNHH; encoded by the coding sequence ATGCTAAATCCATACTCAAGTAGCCTAACAGATAAAGAATGGGAAATTATAGAACCATTGCTCCCAAAGAAAAAGCAAACTAGACCGCCAACTTGGACAAAAAGACAAATTTTAGACGGCATACTCTACCAACTCAAAAACGGTTGTAATTGGCGAGATATGCCCCGAGACTTACCACCATTCTCTACAGTGTATCGATACTACAAGGAGTGGAAAGATACAGGTACATTTACTGCGATTATGGAAGCTTTGCATTCAACAGCCCGTGAACAGTCAAAAAAAATCAAAATGGACAACTTTAATCATCATTGA
- a CDS encoding 2Fe-2S iron-sulfur cluster-binding protein, with the protein MRQELTPKPVELDEEVVMEKLTNCGGYGQCGTCVVEITKGIENLSPRTDFETFKFKRKPDNYRLACQVVVNGDISVKTKPNEPSSYMTDFY; encoded by the coding sequence ATGAGACAAGAATTAACTCCTAAGCCCGTTGAACTCGATGAAGAGGTTGTTATGGAAAAACTAACAAACTGCGGAGGCTATGGTCAATGTGGTACCTGTGTGGTGGAAATTACGAAAGGTATAGAAAATTTATCACCCCGTACTGATTTTGAAACTTTTAAGTTCAAACGCAAACCAGATAATTACCGTTTAGCTTGTCAGGTTGTTGTCAACGGAGATATTTCAGTTAAAACTAAACCAAATGAGCCTAGTTCCTATATGACGGACTTTTATTAG
- a CDS encoding carbohydrate ABC transporter permease, translating into MVNGNRFGSLILNIGLGLIAIALLFPLIFVIITSFAPATFKPTEGLFPKTWTVANYQRAWQQGEFLLAFFNSTFVAIAVTGCQIFTSALAGYSLARLNFKGRNGVLLIVLATLIIPFQLLVIPIFLVLKWGHLVNTYGALILPTAANGFGIFLIRQYIQTIPIELEEAATLDGANRLQVLWNVILPLTRPALVTLFIFTFIGEWNDLFKALIFTTRPELKTVQLVLSGFQELFTADWSLLMAAVAIATIPVMVLFAIAQRQFIRGVAATGIKN; encoded by the coding sequence ATGGTTAATGGCAATCGTTTTGGGTCACTAATTTTGAATATAGGCTTGGGTCTAATTGCGATCGCCCTATTATTTCCCTTAATTTTTGTTATAATTACTTCCTTTGCTCCAGCTACATTTAAGCCCACTGAAGGTTTATTTCCTAAAACTTGGACGGTTGCTAATTATCAAAGGGCATGGCAACAGGGAGAATTTTTATTAGCTTTTTTTAATTCAACTTTTGTAGCGATCGCCGTTACAGGCTGTCAAATCTTTACCTCGGCTTTAGCTGGATACTCCCTAGCTCGTTTGAATTTTAAGGGACGTAACGGGGTTTTATTAATTGTCTTAGCAACTTTAATTATTCCGTTTCAGCTATTAGTAATTCCCATATTTTTAGTATTGAAATGGGGACACTTGGTTAATACCTATGGTGCCTTAATTTTACCTACGGCTGCCAATGGTTTTGGCATTTTCTTAATCCGTCAGTATATTCAAACTATTCCTATTGAATTAGAAGAAGCTGCTACTTTAGATGGGGCAAATCGCCTACAGGTATTGTGGAATGTAATTTTGCCCTTGACTCGTCCTGCCTTGGTAACCCTATTTATTTTTACCTTTATTGGCGAATGGAACGATTTATTTAAGGCTTTGATTTTTACAACTAGACCCGAATTAAAAACGGTTCAGTTGGTTTTATCAGGATTTCAAGAACTATTTACGGCGGATTGGTCGCTATTAATGGCGGCAGTAGCGATCGCTACAATTCCTGTGATGGTTTTATTTGCGATCGCTCAAAGACAATTTATTCGAGGGGTGGCAGCTACTGGAATTAAAAATTAG
- the typA gene encoding translational GTPase TypA has product MSLPIRNVAIIAHVDHGKTTLVDALLQQSGAFRAGEAVVECVMDSNDLERERGITILSKNTAVRYKDTLINIVDTPGHADFGGEVERVLGMVEGCILIVDANEGPMPQTRFVLKKALEKGLRPIVLVNKIDRPSAEPFKAIDKVIDLFLELGADDDQCDFPYLFASGLAGFAKEKLEDESVDMKPLFEAFLHHVAPPVGDPEKPLQLQVTTLDYSEYLGRIVIGKIHNGTINAGQQAALISADGTITKGKITKLLGFDGLKRVELQSSSAGNIVAIAGFATANIGETITCPNDPQALPMIKVDEPTLQMTFCINDSPFVGQEGKLVTTRQVRDRLFRELETNVALRVEENPESPDRFAVAGRGELHLGILIETMRREGYEFQVTQPQVIYREINGQKCEPYETLVLDVPEEAVGGCIERLGQRRAEMVDMQMSLGGRSQLEFIVPARGLIGFRGDFMRATRGAGIMNHSFLDYRPVAGDIDTRRNGVLISFEEGVATEFSLKNAEDRGVFFIKPGTKVYKGMIIGENNRPQDLELNICKSKQLTNMRAASADDIVQLQAPIEMNLERALEYIGPDEILEVTPESIRLRKISKKYATR; this is encoded by the coding sequence ATGTCTTTACCTATCCGTAATGTCGCCATCATCGCCCACGTTGATCACGGCAAAACTACCCTTGTTGATGCACTTCTCCAACAATCTGGGGCATTTAGAGCTGGTGAAGCAGTTGTTGAATGTGTCATGGACTCTAACGATCTTGAGCGTGAGCGTGGAATTACAATTTTATCCAAAAATACAGCCGTTCGCTACAAAGATACTTTAATTAATATTGTTGATACGCCCGGACACGCGGATTTTGGTGGTGAAGTGGAACGAGTACTTGGTATGGTCGAAGGCTGCATTTTAATTGTGGATGCCAATGAAGGACCTATGCCCCAAACTAGATTTGTACTTAAAAAAGCACTGGAAAAAGGTTTACGCCCGATTGTCTTGGTCAATAAAATTGATCGTCCCTCCGCAGAGCCATTTAAGGCGATCGATAAAGTTATTGATCTATTTTTAGAACTAGGTGCTGATGATGATCAGTGTGATTTTCCCTACCTATTTGCCTCTGGTTTAGCAGGCTTTGCCAAGGAAAAGCTAGAGGATGAAAGCGTGGACATGAAGCCACTATTTGAGGCATTTTTGCATCACGTTGCTCCTCCCGTTGGTGATCCAGAAAAACCCCTACAACTGCAAGTGACGACCTTGGATTATTCCGAATATTTAGGTCGGATTGTCATTGGCAAAATCCACAACGGCACCATTAATGCTGGACAGCAAGCGGCTTTAATCTCTGCTGACGGCACTATTACCAAGGGTAAAATCACTAAGCTGTTAGGATTTGATGGCTTAAAACGGGTGGAATTACAAAGCTCTTCGGCGGGAAATATTGTTGCGATCGCTGGCTTTGCCACTGCCAATATTGGAGAAACCATTACCTGTCCTAACGATCCCCAAGCTCTACCCATGATTAAGGTAGATGAACCAACTTTACAGATGACCTTCTGCATTAATGACTCACCCTTTGTGGGACAAGAAGGCAAATTAGTTACCACTCGCCAAGTGCGCGATCGCCTGTTCCGTGAACTAGAAACCAACGTAGCTTTAAGGGTGGAAGAAAATCCCGAATCTCCCGATCGCTTTGCTGTAGCAGGAAGAGGTGAATTGCACCTAGGTATCTTAATTGAGACCATGCGCCGTGAAGGTTATGAGTTTCAGGTTACCCAGCCTCAGGTTATTTACCGTGAAATTAACGGACAAAAGTGCGAACCCTATGAAACTTTGGTGCTGGATGTCCCTGAAGAGGCTGTGGGTGGTTGTATCGAACGCTTAGGACAACGCCGTGCCGAAATGGTAGATATGCAGATGTCTTTGGGTGGGCGATCGCAACTGGAATTTATCGTACCTGCCCGTGGTCTAATTGGCTTCCGAGGAGACTTTATGCGTGCCACCCGTGGTGCGGGAATCATGAACCATAGCTTCCTTGATTATCGTCCTGTGGCTGGGGATATTGATACTCGGCGCAATGGGGTTTTAATCTCCTTTGAAGAAGGCGTAGCCACAGAATTTTCTCTGAAGAATGCCGAAGATCGTGGTGTGTTCTTTATTAAGCCCGGTACCAAAGTTTATAAAGGCATGATTATTGGCGAAAATAACCGCCCCCAAGATTTGGAGTTGAATATTTGTAAAAGTAAACAGCTAACTAATATGCGGGCTGCCAGTGCTGATGACATCGTCCAACTACAGGCACCGATTGAAATGAACTTGGAACGGGCTTTGGAATATATTGGACCCGATGAAATTCTGGAAGTTACACCTGAATCGATTCGCTTGCGTAAAATTTCCAAAAAATACGCTACCCGCTAG
- the gatB gene encoding Asp-tRNA(Asn)/Glu-tRNA(Gln) amidotransferase subunit GatB, which produces MAKTQYETIIGLETHCQLTTETKIFCGCSTRFGVSPNGNVCPVCLGMPGMLPVLNEKVLEYAVKAGLALNCAIAPLSKFDRKQYFYPDLPKNYQISQYDLPIAEHGWLQIELEDAITKEAKSKKIGITRLHMEEDAGKLVHGGSDRLSGSSHSLVDYNRAGVPLCEIVSEPDIRSGAEAAAYAQELRRILRYLGVCDGNMQEGSLRCDVNISVRPVGTEKFGTKVEIKNMNSFNAIQRAIDFEIERQVEAYESGEPVIQETRLWEENSQRTISMRTKEGASDYRYFPEPDLVAIAVPEQTLVKYQSELPELPAAKRQKYRNLGLTAYDAQLIADDRSVAEYFEAAIALGADPKQAFNWIMGDITSYLKEQKLKIADIPLNPTVLAELVSLITDGTISSKIAKDILPELLVNGGSVKALVKAKNLTVLSGDALEKIIDQVIAANPKELEQYRAGKTKLLGFFVGQVMKATNGQAAPQATNQLLSQKLNT; this is translated from the coding sequence ATGGCTAAAACCCAATACGAAACCATTATTGGACTCGAAACCCATTGCCAACTGACAACCGAGACTAAAATTTTCTGTGGTTGCTCCACTCGATTTGGGGTGTCTCCCAATGGTAATGTCTGTCCTGTGTGTTTGGGAATGCCAGGAATGCTCCCTGTTTTGAACGAAAAAGTGTTGGAATATGCAGTTAAAGCAGGACTTGCCTTGAATTGTGCGATCGCTCCCCTCAGTAAATTTGATCGTAAGCAATATTTTTATCCCGATCTGCCCAAGAATTACCAAATCTCCCAATACGATCTCCCCATTGCCGAACATGGCTGGTTGCAAATTGAGCTTGAAGATGCCATCACTAAAGAAGCCAAAAGTAAAAAAATTGGCATTACTCGTCTGCACATGGAAGAAGATGCGGGTAAATTAGTCCACGGGGGCAGCGATCGCCTTTCGGGTTCTAGTCATTCTTTGGTGGATTACAATCGAGCGGGTGTCCCATTGTGTGAAATCGTTTCGGAACCTGATATTCGCTCTGGGGCTGAAGCTGCGGCATACGCTCAAGAATTACGTCGTATTTTAAGATATTTGGGTGTATGTGACGGCAATATGCAAGAAGGTTCTCTGCGTTGTGATGTCAATATATCCGTGCGTCCTGTGGGTACAGAAAAGTTTGGGACTAAGGTTGAGATCAAAAATATGAACTCCTTTAATGCCATTCAACGGGCGATCGACTTTGAAATTGAGCGTCAAGTGGAAGCTTACGAATCAGGCGAACCAGTGATTCAAGAAACTCGCCTCTGGGAAGAGAATTCCCAACGCACCATCAGTATGCGCACAAAGGAAGGTGCCAGTGATTATCGCTATTTCCCTGAGCCAGATTTAGTAGCGATCGCTGTTCCAGAGCAAACCTTAGTTAAATATCAATCTGAATTACCCGAATTACCCGCCGCCAAACGGCAAAAATATCGAAATTTGGGTTTAACCGCCTACGATGCTCAACTGATTGCTGACGATCGCTCTGTAGCAGAGTATTTTGAAGCTGCGATCGCCCTCGGTGCCGATCCTAAACAAGCATTTAATTGGATTATGGGGGATATTACTTCTTATCTAAAAGAACAAAAGCTCAAAATTGCTGATATTCCCCTAAACCCAACAGTTTTAGCAGAGTTAGTATCTTTAATTACCGATGGAACTATTAGTAGCAAAATTGCCAAGGATATTCTGCCTGAACTTTTGGTAAATGGCGGATCGGTTAAAGCATTGGTCAAAGCCAAAAATCTCACAGTGCTATCTGGGGATGCCTTAGAAAAAATTATTGATCAAGTAATTGCTGCAAATCCCAAGGAGCTAGAACAATATCGGGCAGGTAAAACTAAACTATTGGGCTTCTTTGTGGGACAAGTAATGAAAGCCACCAACGGGCAGGCTGCACCTCAAGCTACTAATCAATTACTCAGCCAGAAACTTAATACTTAG
- a CDS encoding glutathione S-transferase family protein encodes MSRTLYYAQRSPYARKVRIVLAEKNLSYTAQEVDLANRSAEFYQLSPIGKIPVFVDENGTTLWDSTLIVEYLDEVYPEPSFYPASIKLQCRQWEELGDAIADNSIALWMEKRKGEQASVGNTLRLQKIIDRLLGVCEQKLVNYTYLMGDDWTIVDISVLSALGYLSLRISDDWKNQYPFLAQWFANLELRPSIQLTVPIA; translated from the coding sequence ATGTCCAGAACTTTATATTATGCCCAGCGATCGCCCTACGCCCGCAAGGTCAGAATTGTTTTAGCCGAGAAAAATTTAAGTTATACTGCCCAAGAAGTAGATTTGGCAAATAGATCAGCCGAGTTTTATCAACTTTCTCCCATCGGTAAAATTCCTGTATTTGTGGATGAAAATGGTACTACTCTGTGGGATTCGACCCTGATTGTAGAATACTTAGACGAGGTATATCCTGAACCTAGTTTTTATCCCGCCTCGATTAAGCTTCAGTGTCGGCAATGGGAAGAATTAGGTGATGCGATCGCTGACAATAGTATAGCTTTATGGATGGAGAAACGTAAGGGTGAGCAAGCAAGTGTTGGCAATACCCTGCGACTACAGAAAATTATTGATCGGCTGTTAGGTGTGTGCGAACAAAAACTCGTAAATTATACCTACTTGATGGGGGATGACTGGACAATTGTAGATATTAGTGTTTTATCGGCTTTGGGCTATTTAAGCCTACGAATTAGTGATGATTGGAAAAATCAGTATCCTTTTCTAGCGCAGTGGTTTGCTAATTTAGAGCTAAGACCATCTATACAACTTACAGTTCCTATTGCCTAA
- the psbM gene encoding photosystem II reaction center protein PsbM: MEVNFLGLVATAMAVFVPTAFLLILYIQTASRDEEAAKK, from the coding sequence ATGGAAGTTAACTTCTTAGGATTAGTAGCAACAGCAATGGCAGTTTTTGTACCCACTGCATTTTTGTTAATTCTTTATATTCAAACTGCTAGCCGTGACGAAGAAGCTGCCAAAAAATAA